In the Panthera leo isolate Ple1 chromosome C2, P.leo_Ple1_pat1.1, whole genome shotgun sequence genome, CTGGGACGGTTCCTCGGCCTCCCTCCGTCCTGGGAGTGTGGCCGTTTCTGAAGAGCACAGGCCGGCCGTCCTCGTGCGGCCGCACGACGTGTGGGTCTGAGTGACCGGTGCCGGGCCGTGCGTCGCTCCCTTGCCTGCCTCAAAGCCTCCGTGCTCTCTGTCCCTGCAGGTGGAGAAGATCCGCCAGGTGAAAGCCAAGTCCCTGTACCTGCAGGTGGAGAAGCTGCGACAGAGCCTCAACAAGCTGGAGAGCACCATCAGCGCTGTGCAGCAGGTCCTGGAGGAGGGGCGGGCGCTGGACGTCCTGCTGGCCCGGGACCGCATGCTGGCCCAGGTGCAGGAGCTGAAGACCGTGCGCGGCTTCCTGCAGCCCCAGGAGGACGACCGGGTCATGTTCACGCCCCCGGACCAGGCCCTGTACCTGGCCATCAAGTCCTTCGGCTTCGTCAGCAGCGGGGCCTTCGCGCCGCTCACCAAGGCCACGGGCGACGGCCTCAAGAGGGCACTCCAGGGCAAGGTGGCCTCCTTCACCGTCGTCGGCTACGACCACGACGGGGAGCCTCGCCTCTCAGGGGGCGACCTGATGTCGGCGGTGGTCCTGGGCCCCGACGGCAACCTGTTCGGTGCCGAGGTGAGCGACCAGCAGAACGGGACGTACGTGGTGAGCTACCGGCCGCAGCTGGAGGGCGAGCACCTCGTGTCGGTCACCATGTGCAACCAGCACATCGAGAACAGCCCCTTCAAGGTGGTGGTCAAGTCGGGCCGCAGCTACGTGGGCATCGGGCTCCCGGGCCTGAGCTTCGGCAGCGAGGGCGACGGCGACGGCAAGCTGTGCCGCCCCTGGGGCGTGAGCGTGGACAAGGAGGGCTACATCGTCGTGGCCGACCGCAGCAACAACCGCATCCAGGTGTTCAAGCCGTGCGGGGCCTTCCACCACAAGTTCGGCACCCTGGGCTCCCGGCCCGGGCAGTTCGACCGGCCGGCCGGCGTGGCCTGCGACGCCTCCCGCAGGATCGTGGTGGCCGACAAGGACAATCATCGCATTCAGGTCTTCACGTTCGAGGGCCAGTTCCTGCTCAAGTTCGGCGAGAAGGGAACCAAAAACGGGCAGTTCAACTACCCTTGGGACGTGGCGGTGAACGCGGAGGGCAAGATCCTGGTCTCGGACACCCGGAACCACCGCATCCAGCTGTTCGGGCCCGACGGCGTCTTCCTGAATAAGTACGGCTTCGAGGGGGCTCTCTGGAAGCACTTTGACTCCCCCCGGGGCGTGGCCTTCAACCACGAGGGCCACTTGGTGGTGACCGACTTCAACAACCACCGGCTCCTGGTCATCCACCCCGACTGCCAGTCCGCGCGCTTCCTGGGCTCCGAGGGCACTGGCAACGGGCAGTTCCTGCGCCCGCAGGGCGTGGCCGTGGACCAGGAGGGGCGCATCATCGTGGCCGACTCCAGGAACCACCGGGTGCAGATGTTCGAGTCCAACGGCAGCTTCCTGTGCAAGTTTGGCGCCCAGGGCAGCGGCTTCGGGCAGATGGACCGCCCCTCCGGCATCGCCGTCACCCCCGACGGGATGATCGTGGTGGTGGACTTCGGCAACAATCGGATCCTCATCTTCTGATCCCGctctctgggcttctgtgttGGGGTGCgcgcgtctccctctgtctccgttggaatttcaaagaagaaacagtctcagggaaatttctttttttcttttgttgaaagagaacaagaagagTACAACATTGCTTAAGTCCtacctcatctttattttttttacagatgaatgTACTTCTCTTTTCTGCAGGGATTGAGCCTGTGACGTGATAATTTCTATCTACCTCATGAATCTTTGCATTTCCTTCCCCAGCaggccctctgccctcctccccaccctcactcagTGGAGTTCACGTTTCCCTCTGACCCTCCGTGGGGCGTGATATGCACAAGCCTGGCGTCTCTGTGGCTGGGTGGGGGGCACTggatgtgtgtggtgggggtgtaTTCTGTAGATTGAGCcaaggaaacatgaaaaaactaagtaaaaaaaaaaaaagaaaaactataaaacgtggaaaaataagatttaaaaatgcttaattatAGAGTATTTGTGTTCTGGAGAATACTGTGTTTTGGGGATTAGATTGTGTTgtgtgatcttgatctttttggggaactttttttttgattttttgttgttttttttttaaatgctgcaaCAGAGAACTTTTCTGTGTTCTCCTTTTATACCTCAGTGTGTTTATCATcctgttcagcatcttttcttattCCTAGAAAATGTGGCTGTGTCTGTGGCTTGCTAGCCAAGAAAAGCAGACTGTCGTGTTCATATTTTAGGATATGTGATCCTTGTTTCCTTTAAGGGACGTTGGGTACACCTGCGTGTTTGTGGGTCCGAGTCATCTTACACCAGAATAGTAAAGCTGCGGGTGACATACCACCACCCGAAGAAACTTTTCTTCTCACGCTTTGGTTTCTAAAAAATAGATGTAGCTTAGGATTTTGGATTAAAAGTATTCTCAAAAGTTAAGTACTCTTAGTTTGCTGTTGGTTATCAAGTTcagtggaaggaagaagaaaatcaaccCCGTTCTCAGAAAAGAGGGTATCCGGCCTGCCGGACCGGCTGGCTTGTGTGCGGGCGGGCAGGCGAGTGCCGAGGTAGTCCACGTAGAGCATGAGAAAGAAACAGGCGGCTACCCCGGCACTCTGAGGGAGGGTGGAGGTCAGTCCCCGGCCCCGGCTTGAATGTCGTTCTGTTAATGCTAGGTGTTTCTTTTCCTAAGAAGAGTAGGCAAAGAAACGACCTTTTACTTTAAAAGcacaatttttttcctgctttggaa is a window encoding:
- the TRIM71 gene encoding E3 ubiquitin-protein ligase TRIM71 is translated as MASFPETDFQICLLCKEMCGSPAPLSSGSSASSSSSQTSTSSGGGGGGPGAAARRLHVLPCLHAFCRPCLEAHRLPAAGGGGGAPGEPLKLRCPVCDQKVVLAEAAGMDALPSSAFLLSNLLDAVVATADEPQPKNGRAGAPAGAGGHSNHRHHAHHAHPRAPASAPPPLPPAPPPPAPPRAAPGAPAASPSALLLRRPHGCSSCDEGNAASSRCLDCQEHLCDNCVRAHQRVRLTKDHYIERGPPGPAAAAAAAAAAAQQLGLGPPFPGAPFSILSVFPERLGFCQHHDDEVLHLYCDTCSVPICRECTMGRHGGHSFIYLQEALQDSRALTIQLLADAQQGRQAIQLSIEQAQTVAEQVEMKAKVVQSEVKAVTARHKKALEERECELLWKVEKIRQVKAKSLYLQVEKLRQSLNKLESTISAVQQVLEEGRALDVLLARDRMLAQVQELKTVRGFLQPQEDDRVMFTPPDQALYLAIKSFGFVSSGAFAPLTKATGDGLKRALQGKVASFTVVGYDHDGEPRLSGGDLMSAVVLGPDGNLFGAEVSDQQNGTYVVSYRPQLEGEHLVSVTMCNQHIENSPFKVVVKSGRSYVGIGLPGLSFGSEGDGDGKLCRPWGVSVDKEGYIVVADRSNNRIQVFKPCGAFHHKFGTLGSRPGQFDRPAGVACDASRRIVVADKDNHRIQVFTFEGQFLLKFGEKGTKNGQFNYPWDVAVNAEGKILVSDTRNHRIQLFGPDGVFLNKYGFEGALWKHFDSPRGVAFNHEGHLVVTDFNNHRLLVIHPDCQSARFLGSEGTGNGQFLRPQGVAVDQEGRIIVADSRNHRVQMFESNGSFLCKFGAQGSGFGQMDRPSGIAVTPDGMIVVVDFGNNRILIF